The Puntigrus tetrazona isolate hp1 chromosome 3, ASM1883169v1, whole genome shotgun sequence genome contains a region encoding:
- the prpsap2 gene encoding phosphoribosyl pyrophosphate synthase-associated protein 2 translates to MSAAKGGLVIFTANSNPSSRELGRRIAERLGVELGKVQVYQEANRETRVQIEESVRGKDVFIIQTVSKDVNTTIMELLIMVYACRTSCARNIIGVIPYFPYSKQCKMRKRGSIVSKLLASMMCKAGLTHLITMDLHQKEIQGFFNIPVDNLRASPFLLQYIQEEIPDYRNAVIVAKSPASAKRAQSFAERLRLGIAVIHGEAQDAESDLVDGRHSPPTVKNIGAIHPSLEIPLLIPKEKPPITVVGDVGGRIAIIVDDIIDDVDSFLAAAETLKERGAYKIFVMATHGILSSDAPRLIEESAIDEVVVTNTVPHEIQKLQCPKIKTVDISMILSEAIRRIHNGESMSYLFRNIGMDD, encoded by the exons GCGGTTGGGTGTGGAACTTGGGAAGGTGCAGGTCTATCAAGAAGCTAACAGAG AAACACGGGTCCAAATCGAAGAGTCTGTGCGTGGCAAAGATGTTTTCATCATCCAAACGGTCTCCAA AGATGTTAACACCACCATCATGGAGCTGCTCATTATGGTGTATGCCTGCAGGACGTCCTGTGCTCGAAACATCATTGGCGTCATTCCCTATTTCCCCTACAGCAAGCAGTGCAAGATGCGGAAGagaggctccatcgtctctaaACTACTTGCCTCAATGATGTGTAAAGCAG GTCTGACTCATCTCATTACAATGGATTTGCATCAAAAGGAAATCCAGGGTTTCTTCAACATTCCAGTGGACAATCTGCGGGCCTCGCCATTTTTACTACAATATATACAGGAAGAA attcCTGACTACAGAAATGCTGTAATTGTGGCCAAATCTCCAGCATCAGCTAAAAG GGCCCAGTCATTCGCGGAAAGGTTACGGCTGGGCATCGCGGTAATCCACGGTGAAGCCCAGGATGCTGAATCAGACCTAGTGGATGGACGTCATTCCCCACCCACTGTCAAAAACATTGGCGCCATTCATCCAAGCCTAGAGATACCAT TGCTAATTCCCAAAGAAAAACCCCCAATAACTGTGGTTGGAGATGTAGGTGGACGAATTGCCATCATTGTG gatGACATCATTGACGATGTCGACAGTTTTCTCGCAGCAGCCGAAACTTTGAAAGAAAGAGGCGCTTACAAGATCTTTGTCATGGCCACTCATGGAATCCTCTCCTCAGATGCCCCTCGGCTAATAGAGGAGTCCGCCATAGATGAG GTCGTTGTCACCAACACCGTTCCACACGAGATCCAAAAACTCCAGTGTCCCAAGATCAAGACGGTCGATATCAGCATGATCTTGTCAGAAGCCATTCGCCGCATCCACAATGGAGAATCAATGTCTTACCTGTTTCGTAATATCGGCATGGATGACTGA
- the fam83ga gene encoding uncharacterized protein fam83ga codes for MALSQLQCLDDSHVNLRTNESKPEFFYSEEQRLALETLIHEGPGAYEDFVKTHNTRCFLSDLELERILSTAEVYSPGSPDHTVELLQGDSDGEEISLQYWPDRSDRSVPRLDIGWPDRASYRGVTRAQVHTQPPYEGQAHIKEVVRKMISQAQKVIAIVMDLFTDIDIFRDLLDASYKRKVSVYIMLETTGVKHFLRMCEKAGMHTGHLKNLRVRSIRGSEFFSRSSKRVCGIQSQKFMFIDGDKAVSGSYSFTWSASRLDRNLITVLTGHAVDTFDSLFQDMYVLSNGVCLSRINLSSEPEPEFLPKVVPTLLPSATTALKLINPKYTLVSNCAFTTNGPASDQTSAKNSTSKNQMEVFKQIKETPVVPPIHPGLLNLEKANMINYVPTWPDPDPPNDVIGYINIRDSNKPLQAHLMRSELFEVSQAIRFKDPFDKPKESLSLGSCPGPISQTPNFPEAPAQKQTSGEAQKNFDQNQHQRSIRNENLISSLEKLETVHVLSCNKVNKEEICVTERDLDSISLHSKNSSMEKHNPNTILSFAEDHTDTNQYLDTLQPLKCPAQTSQNLDLKSSSTPMSNKSHHDSLALMDTNSVKLSQVDQLINDVATQDHSDTHPDTNQDSDWKVTQTYNFDSSISSLSDEYYECFSPVSDCRAVGDVFVTENTAESLQNSIKNSQQEEEVQKGTDLDNNQTLLIPKLLKTSCSIVFSYLSTDFKSTTATSKTVSAQKSEESTIFNDSKLPDSENCCSKIPNGCFRFSSTSEEYFECSDTVGLKSEADGIDQKVKPSSLETLRSNEQLQVLKPVLETEKLSELSIQSTKANDEPKLHFGQEQPEFQQTLDKAADLAVIKSKDNTQIRLDVKAHRHVQEMEVTLEPLVKIKLMSNISQEHEMSESMEVLEIQSKEQSVELAENFEKAPIQDLQPELSPYLACEQPKKDPLQDIKLDEDVELCEEKPILLAEKDSDPQPQFQINQDIKCEGQSVKLAEKTANPPLQDLQPELSLDLTCKGQSVQFSLSATKLPLCDSQSGECPDLMFTPSEANAIPQVATDNEFRSSILQDKADVIPEKTNVTKSIEFPKSEELQQPLADLSSGSNHPLNLKSAEHMNEHLKLLHDEVSPAVLKKKSEEHSPQENILKPFETIELLILEDSASKETELNNSEPTEPRAVLRNETKMSKPEPIEPKTINDRKSKENKLGDVYSRHRKHTCHQTALTDEKQEGEHICINQMNKNLPEAKPKLECLVRKQPHQASSRIPIQARGGLTKLPISKADISNRPVGLRAPKAGTHRQPFGKPLGQNKPTSSPSPEKLSLGGVAPVRSTVPAPNSPTSPSKLPQLQLIGAPKFGQSDQPNVSRKRSASLTKYSGSSPGISCPAQVKKQVIKGSPLNK; via the exons ATGGCACTGTCACAGCTTCAGTGTCTTGATGACAGTCACGTCAACTTGCGCACTAACGAGTCGAAGCCGGAGTTCTTCTACAGCGAGGAGCAGCGGCTGGCGCTCGAGACGCTCATACACGAGGGGCCAGGCGCCTACGAGGACTTCGTCAAAACACACAACACCCGCTGCTTTCTGTCGGACCTTGAACTTGAGAGGATCCTCAGCACCGCGGAGGTGTATAGCCCGGGCTCCCCCGATCACACCGTTGAGCTGCTGCAGGGGGACAGCGATGGGGAGGAGATCTCCCTTCAGTACTGGCCTGACCGCTCGGACCGCTCCGTCCCGCGGCTGGACATCGGTTGGCCGGACCGAGCGTCCTACCGCGGGGTCACTCGAGCTCAGGTGCACACCCAGCCCCCTTATGAGGGGCAGGCACATATCAAAGAGGTCGTTAGAAAAATGATCTCCCAAGCACAGAAG GTTATTGCAATTGTCATGGACTTATTCACAGACATTGACATCTTCAGAGATCTCCTGGATGCAAGCTACAAGCGGAAAGTTTCTGTGTACATTATGTTGGAGACCACTGGAGTGAAGCACTTCCTGAGAATGTGTGAGAAAGCAGGCATGCACACTGGACACCTTAAG AACTTGAGAGTGCGCAGCATCAGAGGGTCCGAATTTTTCAGTCGATCTTCAAAGAGAGTGTGTGGAATCCAAAGCCAGAAGTTCATGTTTATTGACGGAGACAAAGCCGTCTCAGGGTCATATAG tttcacATGGTCTGCCTCTAGACTGGACAGAAACCTCATCACGGTTCTCACTGGCCACGCAGTCGACACATTTGACTCATTGTTTCAGGACATGTACGTGCTCTCTAATGGAGTGTGTCTGAGCAGGATTAATCTGAGCAGCGAGCCTGAACCTGAGTTCCTCCCTAAAGTGGTTCCCACTCTACTCCCCTCAGCCACCACAGCACTCAAGCTCATTAACCCAAAATACACTCTTGTCTCCAACTGTGCCTTCACTACCAACGGACCTGCATCTGACCAGACAAGTGCCAAGAACAGCACTTCCAAGAATCAGATGGAAGTCTTCAAACAAATTAAAGAGACACCAGTGGTGCCACCGATTCACCCAGGACTGCTCAACCTGGAAAAGGCTAACATGATCAATTATGTGCCGACTTGGCCTGATCCTGACCCGCCGAATGATGTCATTGGTTACATTAACATAAGAGACTCCAACAAACCATTGCAAGCTCACCTAATGCGTTCAGAACTCTTTGAAGTGTCTCAAGCCATCCGATTCAAGGATCCTTTTGACAAGCCAAAGGAATCTTTATCTCTGGGGTCTTGTCCTGGGCCCATATCCCAAACTCCCAATTTTCCTGAAGCTCCAGCTCAGAAGCAAACATCAGGTGAAGCACAGAAGAATTTTGATCAAAATCAACATCAAAGAAGCATCCGGAATGAGAATCTTATCTCATCTTTGGAGAAGCTGGAAACAGTGCATGTGCTTTCCTGTAATAAGGTAAATAAAGAGGAAATATGTGTGACAGAAAGAGATCTAGACTCTATATCTTtgcacagcaaaaacagtagTATGGAAAAACATAATCCCAATACAATTTTATCTTTCGCTGAAGACCATACAGATACAAATCAATATCTGGATACTCTACAACCTCTGAAATGTCCTGCCCAAACCTCACAGAATCTCGATTTGAAATCATCATCAACACCAATGTCCAACAAAAGTCATCATGACTCACTTGCTCTCATGGACACTAATTCAGTTAAGCTAAGCCAAGTCGACCAACTCATAAATGATGTTGCCACTCAAGACCACAGTGATACACATCCAGACACAAACCAAGATTCAGACTGGAAAGTTACACAGACGTACAACTTTGACTCCAGCATTTCCTCTTTGTCTGATGAATACTATGAGTGCTTTAGCCCTGTGTCTGACTGTAGGGCTGTAGGAGATGTCTTTGTGACTGAAAATACAGCAGAATCTTTGCAAAATTCAATCAAAAACAGTCAACAAGAGGAGGAAGTTCAAAAAGGTACAGATTTGGATAATAATCAGACCTTGCTTATtccaaaacttttaaaaacatcttgcaGTATTGTTTTCAGTTACTTATCTACAGACTTTAAATCAACAACCGCAACTTCCAAAACCGTCTCTGCCCAAAAAAGCGAAGAAAGTACCATATTTAATGATAGCAAACTACCAGACAGTGAAAACTGCTGCTCAAAGATTCCTAATGGTTGCTTCAGATTCTCATCAACTTCAGAGGAATACTTTGAGTGCAGTGATACAGTGGGCTTGAAGTCAGAGGCTGATGGTATTGATCAAAAAGTGAAACCAAGCTCACTGGAAACATTAAGATCGAATGAACAACTACAAGTACTGAAGCCTGTCCTGGAAACCGAGAAACTGTCTGAGCTAAGCATCCAAAGCACAAAAGCAAATGATGAACCTAAATTGCATTTTGGACAGGAGCAGCCAGAATTTCAACAAACACTAGATAAGGCAGCTGACTTAGCAGTTATAAAGTCTAAAGATAATACCCAAATTCGACTGGATGTGAAAGCACACAGACATGTACAAGAGATGGAAGTTACATTAGAGCCATTGGTAAAAATCAAATTGATGAGTAACATTTCTCAAGAACATGAGATGAGTGAATCCATGGAGGTTTTAGAGATACAGTCCAAGGAACAGTCTGTAGAGTTAGCTGAGAATTTTGAAAAAGCACCAATACAAGACTTACAACCTGAGCTAAGTCCATACTTAGCCTGTGAGCAACCTAAAAAAGATCCACTACAGGACATAAAACTTGATGAAGATGTGGAATTATGTGAGGAAAAGCCTATACTGTTAGCTGAGAAAGATTCAGATCCACAACCgcagtttcaaataaatcaagATATAAAGTGTGAGGGGCAATCTGTCAAGTTAGCTGAGAAAACCGCAAATCCACCACTGCAGGACTTACAACCTGAGCTAAGTCTGGATTTAACATGTAAGGGACAGTCTGTCCAGTTTTCTTTGTCTGCTACTAAACTGCCGCTATGTGACTCTCAGTCTGGGGAATGTCCAGATTTAATGTTCACACCTTCAGAAGCGAATGCTATCCCACAGGTGGCAACCGACAATGAATTTAGGAGCTCAATACTGCAAGATAAAGCAGATGTTATTCCAGAGAAGACCAATGTAACAAAGTCCATAGAGTTCCCTAAGAGTGAAGAACTGCAACAACCATTGGCTGATTTAAGCTCTGGATCAAATCATCCACTAAACCTAAAATCTGCAGAGCATATGAATGAgcatttaaagctgctgcaTGATGAGGTCAGTCCAGCTGTATTAAAGAAGAAATCTGAGGAGCACAGCCCTCAAGAGAACATACTAAAACCGTTTGAAACCATAGAGCTGCTGATATTAGAGGATTCAGCCTCCAAGGAGACAGAGCTGAACAATTCTGAACCAACAGAACCAAGAGCTGTGCtgagaaatgaaacaaaaatgagcAAACCTGAGCCTATCGAACCAAAGACTATAAATGATAGAAAATCTAAAGAGAATAAACTTGGTGATGTTTACAGTAGGCATAGAAAGCATACATGTCACCAGACAGCTCTGACTGATGAGAAACAAGAAGGGGAACATATTTGTATAAATCAGATGAACAAGAACCTGCCAGAGGCAAAACCCAAGCTGGAGTGTCTGGTTAGGAAG CAACCACATCAAGCATCATCCAGAATTCCTATACAAGCGAGAGGAGGGTTAACTAAGTTACCCATCAGCAAAGCAGACATTAGCAATCGTCCAGTTGGGCTTCGAGCTCCTAAAGCTGGCACACATAGACAGCCATTTGGAAAACCACTGGGGCAGAACAAGCCTACTTCATCTCCATCTCCTGAAAAATTGTCCCTAGGAGGAGTTGCTCCAGTTAGATCAACAGTTCCTGCACCAAACAGTCCCACCTCGCCCTCAAAACTTCCACAACTCCAGCTGATTGGTGCACCTAAGTTCGGGCAGTCAGACCAGCCAAACGTTTCCAGGAAACGTTCTGCATCCTTAACAAAGTATAGTGGCTCATCTCCTGGAATTTCCTGTCCAGCACAAGTAAAGAAGCAGGTGATTAAAGGATCTCCGCTAAACAAGTAG
- the grapa gene encoding GRB2 related adaptor protein a, with protein MEAVALYNFCATESDELSFQKGDVLKITNMEDDPNWYTAELVNRKGYVPKNYISLRPHKWFAGRISRHVAENRLRQQECGSFLVRESESAPGEFSMSVSYGDHVQHFKVLKDRDGYYFVWEEIFPSLNQLVDFYKVNSIAKERTVFLRDADHTLKRPHHAHALFDFNPEHNSQLHFLRGDVIDLLDCSDSQRWKGRCRGRVGFFPPEYVQPIYH; from the exons ATGGAAGCAGTAGCTCTTTACAACTTTTGTGCCACGGAAAGCGACGAGCTTAGCTTTCAGAAGGGAGATGTACTCAAG ATCACTAATATGGAAGATGATCCTAACTGGTACACAGCAGAGTTGGTAAACAGGAAGGGCTATGTACCTAAAAATTACATCAGCTTAAGGCCGCACAA GTGGTTTGCGGGCCGTATTTCCAGACATGTGGCCGAGAATCGACTGCGCCAGCAGGAGTGTGGAAGCTTCTTAgtaagagagagcgagagcgcaCCTGGAGAATTCTCCATGTCTGTGAG CTATGGGGATCATGTACAGCATTTCAAAGTGTTAAAGGACAGAGATGGCTATTACTTTGTTTGGGAGGAGATCTTCCCTTCCTTAAATCAGCTTGTGGACTTCTACAAGGTCAACAGCATAGCAAAGGAAAGAACTGTGTTTCTGAGAGATGCAGATCACACACTAAAG AGGCCCCATCACGCACATGCCCTGTTTGACTTCAATCCAGAGCACAACTCCCAGCTGCACTTCCTGCGGGGTGATGTCATAGACCTGCTGGACTGCTCCGATTCTCAGCGATGGAAAGGTCGCTGCCGTGGCCGTGTGGGATTTTTCCCCCCTGAGTACGTCCAGCCCATCTATCACTGA